Below is a genomic region from Miscanthus floridulus cultivar M001 chromosome 1, ASM1932011v1, whole genome shotgun sequence.
gttaagcgcgccctggccgtcatcgcctcacactacatcggcgtcgaccttaaggccatcagcgatggctacgtcctgcctgatgatgacggggAGGCCAACAAGGAGGTAGCAAAGCTGATCGAGGCGGCAGAGGGCCtcggcacggcgctggccaaactgttggaagaggaggtggtccctcccatgTCATCTATCGATGCtagagaccctgagccttgacctgggcccaagaggccatgtaaatagattagggatTATGTTACCCTATCAGAATGctggtggccgtcgaggccttttcaAAGTAATTGTGCGTCTATGCTTCTTTAATCATTTTTCattgtattttcgagcctctgccctctgtctcattCTGAACAAATcccttgcaaaaaacttcctcagagcctaagctgcccctcgggcaaaaggtggtgagggagtgccgtagcctgaAGGCGTAGGACATCTCGTGACTCAGCCAGCCTTCTGGCCTTGAGAcagtctttcggtccttaggttttttcacAATCGACTtgtcagagcacgctagagagtttggcgtagggatttttttgaaaaatgactaaaaaatggtgtgTGGGACTTAGGAgaggagtccccccttctagcccccgagggaggctcggttctacagaggcagagccatGTCCTATGCGAGCCCCATGGTGGGCATctctacagaggcagagctgagtctcccttatggtgttatcataATGCCGAGGCCCATGATGGGCTCGGCgggtttcttgaaaaattagaactaaagaacgcttcttaattgtatttcgagaaacaatgtatacaatgcttggaaatttaagggtaaaagcaacgtagctattctatgttccaagcgttggtgaggatttcgcccttctcgttggctagcttgtaggtcttgggcttcagcacttgggcgacgatgtatagtccttcccatggcagggtcagcttgtggcggcccttgttgctctgcctcagccttagcaccaggtcacccaccttcaggtctcggcttcgaacgcGCCAGGCTTGATAGCGCCATagagcttgctggtatttggctgaATGTAGCAATGCAACATCTcgagcttcctctagttggtcgagggcatcctcgtGGGTAGTGCAGTTGCTCTGCTCATTGTAGGCCTGAAGCCttagggaaccgtactccaagtcaatggggaggatggccttggccccatagactaggaagaatggtgtgaaccccatggctcagcTCGGggtattcctcaggctccagatgactaacgggagttcggcaagccatttcttgccaaacttcttcaaccggttgtatattctcggtttgaggccctgtaggatcatgccattggcatgttctacttggccatttgtcctagggtgtcccatggccgactaggccacatggatgtggtggtcgtcgcagaacattAGGAACTTGCGGCCGGTGAATTGCGTCCTGTtgttagtgatgatggtgttcggaaccctgAACCTATGGacgatatcagtgaagaacagcaccgcttgttcggatttgatttgattgatcggacgagccttgatccacttggagaacttatcgattgctaccaacagatgggtgtagcccctgggggctttctatagaggcccaaccatgtccagcccccacacggcaaagGGCCATGTaacggggatggtttggagggcttgggccgagaGGTGCGTTTGCCGCACATAGActagcatccctcgtaggagcgtactagcttggtggcgtcagcaaccgccgtcggccaatagaacccttggcggaaggcatttccgaCAAGCAtccgaggcaccgcatggtgcctGTAGGCCCCTgagtgcaagtcccaaagtagggcttggcctaccttggtggtgatgcatcaCTGGAGGATGCCAGATGGGCTTTGCCGGTACAACTTGCCGTCGCTGAGGATGTAAGCTTTGGCTCGTCGTGTAAGCCATCGGGCTTCGATCCTATCTATGGGAAGCTCTCgtcgaatgaggcaatcaaggagcGGGACCcaccagtccatgccctggtcggcctcgggaggttccgtgttgacttccatcacctcgggctcggccgaaggggtctcggcgatggagggggcctcgagccctatGGTGGGCTCGACTAGTGGGCCCTCTCCCACCGCCGAGGCgtggtcgatggaaggcttgtggaggtctctggcaaaaatgttcggggggaccggggcccgcgctgatgccatctttgccagttcgtccatgGCCTCGTTGAATTTGCGCGTGATGTGGTTAAGTTCGAgactgtcgaacttgtcttcaaggcggcataccagcttgcagtacgcctccatcttggggtcgaggcagtttgactccttcatcacctgatcgacgacaagCTGCAAGTCGCCCCGCACGTCGAggcgccgtactccaagttcgacggcgatctacaagccgttgacgagggcttcatatttggctgcgttgttggaggcggtgaagtggagccgaatcatgtagcgcatgtgtactccaaggggcgagatgaagagtagacccatgcctgccctggtcttcatcagggacccatcgaagtacatggtccaacatTCCGCCTGGACTGgggcaggtggtagttgggtgtcggtccactctgccacgaaatcagccaagacctaagatttgatcgctttccgaggcgcaaaggacagagcctcccccatgagttcgatggcccacttggctatccttcccgaggcctcctggttatggattatctcccctAGGGGGAAAGACTACACCACAGTTACCGGGTGGGAtttgaagtagtgacgcagcttgcattGAGCCAAGACTatagcgtagatcagtttctagatgtgggggtagtgtgttttggtcttggagagtacttcactgatgaagtagataggTCATTGGataggtagagcatgcccctcttcctacctctcgactactacggcagcgctgaccacttgggtcgttgtggcGACATAAAGTAAGAGAGCCTTGCCCTTGGCTAGCGGTACTAGGACGGGAGGATtagtgagcaatgccttgagtttagcgagggcttcttcggccttgggggtccacGAAAAGCGTtctgatttcctcaagaggcggt
It encodes:
- the LOC136462371 gene encoding uncharacterized protein is translated as MKESNCLDPKMEAYCKLVCRLEDKFDSLELNHITRKFNEAMDELAKMASARAPVPPNIFARDLHKPSIDHASAVGEGPLVEPTIGLEAPSIAETPSAEPEVMEVNTEPPEADQGMDWWVPLLDCLIRRELPIDRIEARWLTRRAKAYILSDGKLYRQSPSGILQ